atttccACATTCTCCAAACACATAGCACATAAAAAATCCTCTCTAACTTGAATCAAAACCTCATATCCTACTAAAGGTTTCTGGATTCTCGGACTCGCCTCCAAGCTGGCGAGGGCGCTGACTTGGATGCATCATCATCTCATCACCTACATTATTCGGATGTCTAGCAACGTCTCGTCTCCTTTTCCATCTCATCACCTCAATGATGATCGAACTGCCACTCATCGCCACACCAAATCCAGCAAACGTGGACAGTAGAATTGCCATAACTGCTTGCACATGAACCTGCAAACCATTGGACTAATCAAACTAGTGTTTTTCAActaaaatttgtgtttatgAACTCTGTTTTGTACAGGTTAAAAAACAAAGTTTCTTAATACAAGACAAGTATTTTTACCAAGTTGTAGAAAATATGAGCGAAGAGAACCACAAGGGAGAACTGCATCGATGCATATACCCAAACGAATCTCCTCTTCACTGGAAAAGGCACACCGCGTTAGCCTTCTTTGAGGCTACTGTATGAAGTGGAAGTTGTATAAAATGTTGCAGCCTAGTATTTCTAAAATATGGTTTGAATCACAAACCCATAGTTGAAGACGTCATGGATGCAAGGAGGCCGAGTACACACGAAAATGGAAGTGATATGGCGATTGCACTGCTACTCATTTTGCCAACCTGAAGGGGAAACAGATTTATGAGAACAGAATCATCTCAAAAATCTATGGTTAAACAGAATGAAAATTAGGCCTTACCAAAAGCTGCTCAAGAAAACAGAAGTAGGCCAGCATGCTCACAATTACAAGAACTGGCACTTCATGCCAAACCCtgtaataaaacaaactaaataaatactgAAGAGATATAATATTGTTAAGAGATGAAGATGTGCACACCAGTACCCGTTGATCTCCAAATCCACATAGGTATTGTGGGCTgcagtgtgatttatacaggTTTGGATACGAAGAAGTGTGACAGGTAGGTTTGTAACTTCATTCTTGCAAACTTCACAGGTCTTGTTCCCTTTGAGGGCAAACCATTTCACTGCACATTCTTGATGAGCCAGAGCTAGCTCGCCTTTGCAGCCGCATTCCATTTTAAGGGTCTCTCCACCTTCACATAATTCAACCAAGCATATCCTACAAACAGCCTCCTCTTCAGGTATATCTTCACCACTGTTACCATCATCTGCACTTGGTAGTTGAGGTTGGCCATCCTTGGTTAGCCTAGGTGTGGATGGAACAATACGAAAGAATGTATCCATTTTTCGTGTgaccttttcttttctcatcACAGGGACAGAAAGTGACCTCGACATGCGCCTAACTCCTTTTGCCTACAACCAAAGCTGTTCTAATTCAGCAAAGTTATTATTCTTTGAgattgacaaaaaaaagaagaaattcttACATCATCAGGATTTGAATTTGCTACCGGGGTTACTGGCAACGAGCATGCCCTCTTCGCCCTAGGAGTAAACATCGTTGAAAATGACCATGATCTTGACATGGATGGCTTATCTTGTGAACCACCTGTGATTGAAGAGACTAGAACATTGTTGGAAGCTCGTTGCTTGAAGCCCTTTGGCAGGAGGCTCCGGATGGAAGGCATGCCTCGTGCAGAGGAAGGTCGGGGTGATCCATATGGTCTTGAATCACAAGGACTAGGTGTTAGGAGGAAGTTGACTCTCTTGGGGGTGGGAGTTGGTGTGGGTGATGGCATCCTTATTTGAACGAATTCTTGACGAGATACTTCCAATGATCTGCTTGGTATCTCCAAGAACAGGTTTGATTTTCTCCAGTGTTTGCTGTTTGATGTATTTTCAGCCATTTCCAAAGATTTTTCCAACTGTGAAAAGGAAGACAAGTTTGATTGCTTATTCAAATGAAGCACCGCATGTTAGTTATCACTCTGATTTCTCAATCAGTCCTTTTCTTGCAAATTTGAAATcgttgaaaaatgaaagaaacacAGATGGCGACAATGTAATGCTCTCTACTAACAAAGATTCTAGTTCTTGGATAcactatttaataaaaacaaaagttgTTAGAAGAG
The genomic region above belongs to Salvia hispanica cultivar TCC Black 2014 chromosome 3, UniMelb_Shisp_WGS_1.0, whole genome shotgun sequence and contains:
- the LOC125216288 gene encoding uncharacterized protein LOC125216288; this encodes MNAQDNNWAVYDAITTPSKPPQLTVPIHKLEKSLEMAENTSNSKHWRKSNLFLEIPSRSLEVSRQEFVQIRMPSPTPTPTPKRVNFLLTPSPCDSRPYGSPRPSSARGMPSIRSLLPKGFKQRASNNVLVSSITGGSQDKPSMSRSWSFSTMFTPRAKRACSLPVTPVANSNPDDAKGVRRMSRSLSVPVMRKEKVTRKMDTFFRIVPSTPRLTKDGQPQLPSADDGNSGEDIPEEEAVCRICLVELCEGGETLKMECGCKGELALAHQECAVKWFALKGNKTCEVCKNEVTNLPVTLLRIQTCINHTAAHNTYVDLEINGVWHEVPVLVIVSMLAYFCFLEQLLVGKMSSSAIAISLPFSCVLGLLASMTSSTMVKRRFVWVYASMQFSLVVLFAHIFYNLVHVQAVMAILLSTFAGFGVAMSGSSIIIEVMRWKRRRDVARHPNNVGDEMMMHPSQRPRQLGGESENPETFSRI